A single window of Rhodamnia argentea isolate NSW1041297 chromosome 5, ASM2092103v1, whole genome shotgun sequence DNA harbors:
- the LOC125314994 gene encoding germin-like protein subfamily 1 member 14 has protein sequence MKFFPTFVLLALASSCAFASDPSPLQDFCVAVNDPNSAVFVNGKFCKDPKLAMADDFFFTKFRYPGNTSNQLGSKVTTAFVDQFPGLNTLGIAMARLDFAPYGLNPPHIHPRGTEMLAVMEGTLHVGFVTSNQLNNTLFTKVLTKGDVFVFPQGLIHFQLNIGQTNALAFAFLSSQNPGLITIANSVFASKPPINVDVLAKAFQVDNKLINYLQEQNWFDNH, from the coding sequence ATGAAGTTCTTTCCAACATTTGTCCTCTTGGCTTTGGCATCATCGTGTGCCTTTGCCTCTGACCCGAGTCCTCTTCAGGACTTCTGTGTCGCGGTCAACGACCCCAACTCTGCGGTGTTTGTGAATGGGAAGTTCTGCAAGGACCCGAAGCTCGCCATGGCAGAtgatttcttcttcacaaagtTCAGATATCCAGGGAACACATCGAATCAGCTCGGATCCAAAGTCACGACTGCTTTCGTCGACCAATTCCCAGGACTCAACACACTAGGCATCGCCATGGCCCGCCTTGACTTTGCTCCATACGGTCTGAACCCTCCCCACATTCATCCTCGTGGCACGGAGATGCTAGCGGTCATGGAGGGCACGCTCCACGTCGGTTTCGTGACATCCAACCAATTAAACAACACTCTCTTTACCAAAGTCCTAACCAAAGGAGACGTTTTCGTGTTTCCACAAGGCCTCATTCACTTCCAGCTGAACATTGGACAAACGAATGCACTGGCCTTTGCTTTCTTGAGCAGCCAGAACCCGGGACTCATAACAATCGCGAATTCAGTCTTTGCGTCAAAGCCGCCGATCAATGTCGATGTCCTCGCAAAGGCTTTCCAAGTGGACAACAAACTGATCAACTATCTCCAAGAGCAGAACTGGTTTGACAACCATTAG